Proteins encoded within one genomic window of Sulfurovum sp. XGS-02:
- a CDS encoding O-antigen ligase gives MKSEMLGIAKYIFRYIFILIILLYFYKQSFFSRKYLLSTIFIVLVIHSLDGIYQYFVGVDFIISKPPDAPSDMLTGAVYQHNPFGLFMAIGASMSLVFFFDKNNYTTFKYDKIIYFISLFVFLFTLFHSQSRAAWVMFGIFSLGYLLLYIKNNGMDKKLLYTILSLLVASMILFLMDDTLSNRLIQLFQGNSSGRTTIIWPFTIDKIINSPIFGYGIKTYKLLSPPCCNGVHNLFLELLLYTGMIGLLIFTSIIWLTLKESFTESKMIYFTLFLSFIVLMQFDGSLIDSKVHLNIFILLLFFIYSFRLDKHPSSK, from the coding sequence ATGAAAAGTGAAATGCTTGGAATAGCCAAATATATTTTCAGATATATATTTATTTTGATCATTCTACTATACTTTTATAAGCAATCTTTTTTTTCAAGAAAATACTTGTTGTCTACCATATTTATTGTATTAGTGATCCACTCATTAGATGGCATCTATCAATATTTTGTAGGCGTTGACTTTATCATCAGTAAGCCACCTGATGCCCCATCAGACATGTTAACGGGGGCTGTCTACCAGCACAATCCTTTTGGTCTTTTTATGGCGATTGGGGCAAGTATGTCCCTGGTTTTCTTTTTTGACAAGAACAATTATACGACCTTTAAATATGATAAAATCATCTATTTTATTTCTTTATTCGTGTTTCTTTTTACCTTGTTTCATTCACAATCAAGAGCTGCTTGGGTTATGTTTGGAATTTTTTCACTAGGTTACTTGTTACTCTATATAAAAAATAACGGTATGGATAAAAAACTACTTTATACTATATTATCCTTACTCGTTGCTTCGATGATACTTTTTCTGATGGATGATACTCTGTCTAACAGATTAATACAATTATTTCAGGGGAACAGTTCGGGAAGAACAACAATCATTTGGCCGTTTACTATAGATAAGATCATAAATTCTCCAATTTTTGGATATGGTATAAAAACGTATAAACTGTTGTCGCCTCCTTGCTGCAATGGCGTACATAATTTATTTCTAGAATTGTTACTTTATACAGGTATGATAGGACTTCTTATATTTACATCTATCATATGGCTGACACTGAAGGAAAGTTTTACAGAGAGTAAAATGATCTATTTTACTCTTTTCCTATCATTTATCGTTCTCATGCAGTTTGATGGTAGTCTCATAGATAGTAAAGTACATCTGAATATCTTTATATTACTACTATTTTTTATCTACTCTTTTAGATTAGATAAACATCCTTCTAGTAAGTAA